A region of Streptomyces deccanensis DNA encodes the following proteins:
- a CDS encoding SIMPL domain-containing protein, whose amino-acid sequence MTTSPEEAQPTAVPYGTPDAPRIAVRGEARLDVDPEIARIGVTVLARGKDRRAALDDLTRRNTTVLDLVKTYGEAVERLETGAFSITPELKEKGRGERIQAYHGRVHITAELTDFTALGELTTRLADLDLTRVDGPWWSLRPDSPAHRKARQKAVTEAVQRAREYAEALGTTLAALVELADIGAEAPQPLRPGAPGGLMRSARAKGADDTDAAPLDLEPQRQRVHAQVNARFTMHPPRL is encoded by the coding sequence ATGACCACCAGTCCAGAGGAAGCCCAGCCCACCGCCGTCCCCTACGGCACCCCCGACGCGCCCCGCATCGCCGTACGCGGCGAAGCCCGCCTCGACGTCGACCCCGAGATAGCCCGCATCGGAGTCACCGTCCTCGCCCGCGGCAAGGACCGGCGCGCCGCCCTCGACGACCTCACCCGCCGCAACACCACCGTCCTCGACCTGGTCAAGACCTACGGCGAAGCAGTCGAACGACTGGAGACCGGCGCCTTCTCCATCACCCCCGAACTCAAGGAGAAGGGCCGAGGAGAACGCATCCAGGCCTACCACGGCCGCGTCCACATCACCGCCGAACTCACCGACTTCACCGCACTCGGCGAACTCACCACCCGCCTCGCCGACCTCGACCTCACCCGCGTCGACGGCCCCTGGTGGTCCCTCCGCCCCGACTCACCCGCCCACCGGAAAGCCAGGCAGAAAGCCGTCACCGAAGCCGTCCAGCGCGCCCGCGAATACGCCGAAGCCCTCGGCACCACCCTCGCCGCCCTCGTCGAACTCGCCGACATCGGCGCCGAAGCCCCCCAACCCCTCCGCCCGGGCGCCCCCGGCGGCCTCATGCGCTCCGCCCGCGCCAAGGGCGCAGACGACACCGACGCCGCACCCCTCGACCTCGAACCCCAACGCCAACGCGTCCACGCACAGGTCAACGCCCGCTTCACGATGCACCCGCCACGCCTGTGA
- a CDS encoding branched-chain amino acid ABC transporter substrate-binding protein — protein MRQRSLIAITAALAAGALTLTACGSRDEDKGGSDTGSGTTVVIGVDAPLTGDLSALGLGIKNSADLAAKTANKDKYVEGITFKIEALDDQAQPSSGQQNATTFVANKDVLGVVGPLNSSVAESMQKVFDDAKLVEVSPANTGPTLTQGADWQTKKVRPYKSYFRTATTDAIQGPFAAQYLYNKAKKTKVFVIDDKKTYGAGLAATFTDEFKKLGGKVVGTEHIDPETKDFSTVATKVKNSGADVVYYGGEYPQSGPLTKQIKAAGAKIPVAGGDGMYDPTYIELGGSASTGDFATSVGAPVEELPSAKTFIEDYKAGGYKEPYAAYGGYSYDSAWAIIEAVKKVVEDNDGKLPSDARAKITEAMQNISFDGVTGKVSFDEYGDTTNKQLTVYKVEGGEWKAVDSGTYTG, from the coding sequence GTGCGTCAACGTTCGCTCATCGCCATCACCGCCGCGCTGGCGGCGGGAGCACTCACTCTCACCGCCTGTGGTTCGCGCGACGAGGACAAGGGCGGCTCGGACACCGGCAGTGGCACCACTGTCGTCATCGGCGTCGACGCCCCGCTGACCGGTGACCTCTCGGCGCTGGGCCTCGGCATCAAGAACTCCGCCGACCTCGCCGCCAAGACCGCCAACAAGGACAAGTACGTCGAGGGCATAACCTTCAAGATCGAAGCCCTCGACGACCAGGCGCAGCCCTCCTCGGGCCAGCAGAACGCCACCACGTTCGTCGCCAACAAGGACGTCCTCGGCGTCGTCGGCCCGCTGAACTCCTCGGTCGCCGAGTCCATGCAGAAGGTCTTCGACGACGCCAAGCTCGTCGAGGTCTCCCCGGCCAACACCGGCCCGACCCTGACCCAGGGCGCCGACTGGCAGACCAAGAAGGTCCGCCCGTACAAGTCGTACTTCCGCACCGCGACCACGGACGCCATCCAGGGCCCGTTCGCCGCGCAGTACCTGTACAACAAGGCCAAGAAGACCAAGGTCTTCGTCATCGACGACAAGAAGACCTACGGCGCCGGCCTGGCCGCCACCTTCACCGACGAGTTCAAGAAGCTCGGCGGCAAGGTCGTCGGCACCGAGCACATCGACCCCGAGACCAAGGACTTCTCCACGGTCGCCACCAAGGTCAAGAACTCCGGCGCCGACGTCGTCTACTACGGCGGCGAGTACCCGCAGTCCGGCCCGCTGACCAAGCAGATCAAGGCCGCAGGCGCCAAGATCCCGGTCGCCGGCGGCGACGGCATGTACGACCCGACCTACATCGAGCTCGGCGGCAGCGCCAGCACCGGCGACTTCGCCACCTCCGTCGGCGCCCCCGTCGAGGAACTCCCCTCCGCCAAGACCTTCATCGAGGACTACAAGGCCGGCGGCTACAAGGAGCCCTACGCGGCCTACGGCGGCTACTCCTACGACTCCGCCTGGGCGATCATCGAAGCCGTGAAGAAGGTCGTCGAGGACAACGACGGCAAGCTTCCCAGCGACGCCCGCGCCAAGATCACCGAGGCCATGCAGAACATCTCCTTCGACGGCGTGACCGGCAAGGTCTCCTTCGACGAGTACGGCGACACGACCAACAAGCAGCTCACCGTCTACAAGGTCGAGGGCGGCGAGTGGAAGGCGGTCGACTCCGGTACCTACACCGGCTGA
- a CDS encoding ABC transporter ATP-binding protein translates to MTTDTTTKDATPGANAPGETVLDARGVTMRFGGLTAVRNVNLTVNSGEIVGLIGPNGAGKTTFFNCLTGLYIPTEGEVRYKGQVLPPKSFKVTAAGIARTFQNIRLFANMTVLENVLVGRHTRTKEGLWSALLRGPGFHKAEAASRDRAMELLAFVGLDAKAEHLARNLPYGEQRKLEIARALASEPGLLLLDEPTAGMNPQETRATEELVFAIRDQGIAVLVIEHDMRFIFNLCDRVAVLVQGEKLVEGDSATVQGDERVVAAYLGEPFEDAPGKDEIAEVEAAEAHAEASNDAAPGKENDR, encoded by the coding sequence ATGACCACCGACACCACCACCAAGGACGCCACACCCGGCGCCAACGCCCCCGGCGAGACCGTCCTCGACGCACGCGGCGTCACCATGCGCTTCGGCGGCCTCACCGCCGTACGCAACGTCAACCTCACCGTCAACAGCGGCGAGATCGTCGGACTCATCGGCCCCAACGGCGCCGGCAAGACGACCTTCTTCAACTGCCTCACCGGCCTCTACATCCCCACCGAGGGAGAGGTCCGCTACAAAGGCCAGGTCCTGCCGCCCAAGTCCTTCAAGGTCACCGCGGCCGGCATCGCCCGCACCTTCCAGAACATCCGCCTCTTCGCCAACATGACGGTCCTGGAGAACGTCCTCGTCGGACGCCACACCCGCACCAAGGAAGGCCTCTGGTCCGCCCTCCTGCGCGGCCCCGGCTTCCACAAGGCCGAAGCCGCCTCCCGCGACCGCGCCATGGAACTCCTCGCGTTCGTCGGACTCGACGCCAAGGCCGAACACCTCGCCCGCAACCTCCCCTACGGCGAACAGCGCAAGCTGGAGATCGCCCGGGCACTCGCGAGCGAACCCGGCCTGCTCCTCCTCGACGAGCCCACCGCCGGCATGAACCCCCAGGAGACGCGAGCCACCGAAGAACTGGTCTTCGCCATCCGCGACCAGGGCATCGCCGTCCTCGTCATCGAGCACGACATGCGGTTCATCTTCAACCTCTGCGACCGCGTCGCCGTCCTCGTCCAAGGCGAAAAACTCGTCGAAGGCGACAGCGCCACCGTGCAGGGCGACGAACGCGTCGTCGCCGCCTACCTCGGCGAACCCTTCGAGGACGCACCCGGCAAGGACGAGATCGCCGAGGTCGAAGCCGCCGAAGCACACGCCGAGGCCTCGAACGACGCCGCGCCCGGCAAGGAGAACGACCGATGA
- a CDS encoding Tat pathway signal sequence domain protein, translating into MSGVGPVEPGEGTRAWDAADDPADAHGPPPPESPRARYAQAYARHRRAVLAGAAAVVVLAGGGYLYATRPTQAPTPEPTPRETPYPSQAIVVSYVGPVTHSGRAPRGRFDFEVRLSVRYGPPITVERMTQPYAGLSLRTDPRTPLRIGTKDARKILVTMRVTECGKAPENAGLPFLDVTLRNTRAIEAHSFILGERYAQDLSDALRVACGNDSASSPKS; encoded by the coding sequence TTGAGCGGGGTCGGCCCCGTGGAGCCGGGCGAGGGCACGCGCGCGTGGGACGCGGCGGACGATCCGGCGGACGCGCACGGCCCGCCCCCACCGGAGTCGCCGCGCGCACGGTACGCCCAGGCGTACGCCCGGCACCGCCGGGCCGTGCTCGCGGGCGCGGCGGCGGTCGTCGTGCTCGCGGGCGGCGGCTACCTCTACGCGACCCGGCCCACCCAGGCCCCGACGCCGGAGCCGACACCGCGGGAGACGCCGTACCCCTCCCAGGCCATCGTCGTCAGCTACGTCGGCCCGGTGACGCACTCCGGCCGGGCGCCGCGCGGACGCTTCGATTTCGAGGTGCGGCTGAGCGTGCGGTACGGCCCCCCGATCACCGTGGAACGGATGACCCAGCCCTACGCGGGCCTGTCGCTGCGCACGGACCCGCGCACTCCGCTCCGGATCGGGACGAAAGACGCCCGAAAGATCCTCGTCACCATGCGCGTCACCGAATGCGGGAAAGCACCGGAGAACGCCGGACTTCCATTCCTGGATGTAACTCTGCGTAATACGCGCGCAATAGAAGCGCACAGTTTCATCTTGGGCGAGCGCTACGCACAGGACCTCTCCGACGCCCTTCGAGTCGCCTGTGGCAACGATTCCGCGTCATCACCAAAAAGCTGA
- a CDS encoding PaaI family thioesterase: protein MGEQHYAKFPQAVIDEYANLGIDLVAMFSAGHLGTRMGVQIVEASADRVVGTMPVEGNTQPYGLLHGGASAVLAETLGSVGSMLHAGSSKIAVGVDLNCTHHRGARSGLVTGVATPLHRGRSTATYEIVISDEDGKRVCTARLTCLLRDAPTAPGAKARTAE from the coding sequence ATGGGCGAGCAGCACTACGCGAAGTTCCCGCAAGCGGTCATCGACGAGTACGCGAACCTCGGCATCGACCTGGTCGCGATGTTCTCGGCGGGCCACCTGGGCACCCGGATGGGCGTACAGATCGTGGAGGCCTCGGCGGACCGGGTCGTCGGCACGATGCCGGTGGAGGGCAACACCCAGCCGTACGGGCTGCTGCACGGCGGCGCGTCCGCCGTGCTGGCGGAGACGCTGGGCTCGGTCGGCTCCATGCTGCACGCCGGCAGCTCCAAGATCGCCGTCGGTGTGGACCTGAACTGCACCCATCACCGGGGCGCACGGTCCGGCCTGGTGACAGGTGTCGCCACACCGCTGCACCGGGGCCGCTCGACGGCGACGTACGAGATCGTGATCAGCGACGAGGACGGCAAGCGGGTCTGCACCGCCCGGCTGACCTGCCTGCTGCGGGACGCCCCCACCGCCCCGGGCGCGAAGGCCCGGACGGCCGAGTGA
- a CDS encoding branched-chain amino acid ABC transporter permease — protein MNELPQQLVNGLLLGSMYGLVAIGYTMVYGIVQLINFAHGEIFMLGGFGAITVYLYVLPDGTSMWVALPLMLVGGIIVAVLAAVGAERLAYRPLRTAPRLAPLITAIGLSLALQQAVWAWYPDAKESINFPHIDGGPFEIGNVTIQTGDIFLLVAAPISMAILAYFVMKTRTGRGMQATAQDPDTAKLMGINTDRIIVVAFALGAAFAAVGAVAYGLKYGQVQFRMGFILGLKAFTAAVLGGIGNIYGAMLGGVVLGLAEALSTAYIADIPGMEQFGSQSWANVWAFVLLILVLLFRPQGLLGERVADRA, from the coding sequence GTGAACGAACTGCCGCAGCAGCTGGTCAACGGCCTGCTACTAGGATCCATGTACGGGCTGGTCGCCATCGGCTACACGATGGTCTATGGCATCGTCCAGCTCATCAACTTCGCCCACGGTGAGATATTCATGCTGGGCGGCTTCGGCGCCATCACGGTCTATCTCTACGTACTGCCCGACGGCACGAGCATGTGGGTCGCACTCCCGCTGATGCTCGTCGGAGGCATCATCGTCGCCGTGCTCGCCGCCGTGGGAGCGGAACGCCTGGCCTACCGGCCCCTGCGCACCGCCCCCCGCCTCGCCCCCCTCATCACCGCCATCGGCCTCTCCCTGGCCCTCCAGCAGGCCGTGTGGGCGTGGTACCCGGACGCCAAGGAGTCCATCAACTTCCCGCACATCGACGGCGGGCCCTTCGAGATCGGCAACGTCACCATCCAGACCGGTGACATCTTCCTGCTCGTCGCCGCCCCGATCAGCATGGCGATCCTCGCCTACTTCGTCATGAAGACCCGCACCGGCCGCGGCATGCAGGCCACCGCGCAGGACCCCGACACCGCCAAGCTCATGGGCATCAACACCGACCGCATCATCGTGGTCGCCTTCGCCCTCGGCGCCGCGTTCGCCGCCGTCGGAGCCGTCGCCTACGGCCTCAAGTACGGCCAGGTCCAGTTCCGCATGGGCTTCATCCTCGGCCTCAAGGCCTTCACCGCGGCCGTCCTCGGCGGCATCGGCAACATCTACGGCGCCATGCTCGGCGGCGTCGTCCTCGGCCTCGCCGAAGCCCTCTCCACCGCCTACATCGCCGACATCCCCGGCATGGAGCAGTTCGGCAGCCAGTCCTGGGCCAACGTCTGGGCGTTCGTACTCCTCATCCTCGTCCTCCTGTTCAGGCCCCAGGGCCTGCTCGGAGAGCGCGTGGCGGACAGGGCGTGA
- a CDS encoding ANTAR domain-containing response regulator yields the protein MTAPESPQPLDAPDDDKSHVPPLTTRVVIAEDEALIRLDLKEMLEEEGYSVVGEAGDGEQAVELAREHQPDLVILDVKMPKMDGISAAEKIAEERIAPVLMLTAFSQRDLVERARDAGAMAYLVKPFSKSDVVPAIEMAVSRFTELKELEKEVADLTLRLETRKLVDRAKAILQTEYGLTEPAAFRWIQKTSMDRRMSMQQVAEAVIRDAEEKKAAKG from the coding sequence GTGACCGCCCCCGAGTCGCCCCAGCCCCTCGACGCGCCCGACGACGACAAGTCGCACGTGCCTCCGCTGACGACCCGTGTCGTCATCGCCGAGGACGAGGCGTTGATCCGTCTCGATCTCAAGGAGATGCTCGAAGAGGAGGGCTACTCCGTCGTGGGCGAGGCCGGTGACGGGGAGCAGGCCGTCGAGCTGGCCCGGGAGCACCAGCCGGATCTGGTGATCCTGGATGTGAAGATGCCGAAGATGGACGGGATCTCGGCGGCGGAGAAGATCGCCGAGGAGCGCATCGCGCCGGTGCTGATGCTGACCGCGTTCTCGCAGCGGGACCTGGTGGAGCGCGCCCGGGACGCGGGTGCGATGGCGTACTTGGTGAAGCCGTTCAGCAAGAGTGATGTCGTGCCGGCGATCGAGATGGCTGTCTCGCGGTTCACGGAGTTGAAGGAGCTGGAGAAGGAGGTCGCCGACCTCACGCTGCGGCTGGAGACGCGGAAGCTGGTGGACCGGGCGAAGGCGATCCTGCAGACGGAGTACGGGTTGACGGAGCCGGCGGCGTTCCGGTGGATCCAGAAGACGTCGATGGATCGTCGGATGTCGATGCAGCAGGTGGCGGAGGCGGTCATCCGGGACGCGGAGGAGAAGAAGGCGGCGAAGGGCTGA
- a CDS encoding ABC transporter ATP-binding protein, which translates to MTALLEVEDLRVAYGKIEAVKGISFKVDAGEVVTLIGTNGAGKTTTLRTLSGLLKPVGGQVKFNGKSLKKIPAHDIVALGLAHSPEGRHIFPRMTIEDNLRLGAFLRNDKPGIEKDIQRAYDLFPILGERRKQAAGTLSGGEQQMLAMGRALMSQPKLLMLDEPSMGLSPIMMQKIMATIAELKSQGTTILLVEQNAQAALSLADQGHVMEIGKIVLSGTGSDLLVDESVRKAYLGED; encoded by the coding sequence ATGACCGCACTGCTCGAAGTAGAGGACCTCCGGGTCGCCTACGGCAAGATCGAAGCCGTCAAGGGCATCTCCTTCAAGGTCGACGCCGGCGAGGTCGTCACCCTCATCGGCACCAACGGCGCCGGCAAGACCACCACCCTGCGCACCCTCTCGGGCCTCCTCAAGCCCGTCGGCGGCCAGGTCAAGTTCAACGGCAAGTCACTCAAGAAGATCCCCGCGCACGACATCGTCGCGCTCGGCCTCGCCCACTCCCCCGAGGGGCGGCACATCTTCCCGCGCATGACCATCGAGGACAACCTCCGCCTCGGTGCCTTCCTGCGCAACGACAAGCCCGGCATCGAGAAGGACATCCAGCGCGCCTACGACCTCTTCCCCATCCTGGGCGAACGCCGTAAGCAAGCCGCGGGAACCCTCTCCGGTGGTGAGCAGCAGATGCTGGCCATGGGCCGCGCGCTCATGTCCCAGCCCAAGCTGCTCATGCTCGACGAGCCCTCCATGGGCCTCTCCCCCATCATGATGCAGAAGATCATGGCCACCATCGCCGAACTGAAGTCCCAGGGCACCACCATCCTGCTCGTCGAGCAGAACGCCCAAGCGGCGCTCTCCCTCGCCGACCAGGGCCACGTCATGGAGATCGGCAAGATCGTCCTCTCCGGCACGGGCTCCGACCTGCTGGTCGACGAGTCGGTCCGCAAGGCCTACCTCGGCGAGGACTAG
- the pyk gene encoding pyruvate kinase, with product MRRAKIVCTLGPATDSYDQIKALVEAGMDIARFNLSHGGHAEHDARYQCVRKAADETGRSVGTLADLQGPKIRLGRFTEGPVLLERDDTFTLTVEEGATGDSEGCGTTYAGLAADVTPGEQILVDDGKVTLEVTAVDGPHVHTKVVEGGMISDHKGLNLPGVAVSVPALSTKDEEDLRWALRTGFDVIALSFVRSGRDIERVHQIMDEEGRRLPVIAKIEKPQAVDNIDEIVAAFDGVMVARGDLGVEMPLEQVPLVQKRTIKLAKRNAKPVIVATQMLDSMIHHSRPTRAEVSDVANAVLDGTDAVMLSGETSVGKYAVETVRTMGRIVTAAEEEMLAKGLPPLTEHNKPRTQGGAVARAAAEIGDFLDAKFLVAFSQSGDTARRLSRYRSPIPLLAFTPDPATRSQLSLTWGVETFLGPHADSTDAMVDQVDELLLRYGRCEKGDVVVITAGSPPGVAGTTNMVRVHHIGEAAGPA from the coding sequence ATGCGCCGAGCAAAGATCGTCTGCACCCTCGGGCCCGCCACCGACTCGTACGACCAGATCAAGGCACTGGTCGAGGCCGGCATGGACATCGCCCGCTTCAACCTCAGCCACGGCGGCCACGCCGAACACGACGCGCGCTACCAGTGCGTCCGCAAGGCCGCCGACGAGACCGGCCGCAGCGTCGGCACCCTCGCCGACCTCCAAGGCCCCAAGATCCGCCTCGGCCGCTTCACCGAAGGCCCCGTACTCCTCGAACGCGACGACACCTTCACCCTCACCGTCGAAGAGGGCGCGACCGGCGACAGCGAGGGCTGCGGCACGACCTACGCCGGCCTCGCCGCCGACGTCACCCCCGGCGAACAGATCCTCGTCGACGACGGCAAAGTCACCCTGGAAGTCACGGCCGTCGACGGCCCCCACGTCCACACCAAGGTCGTCGAAGGCGGAATGATCTCCGACCACAAGGGCCTCAACCTGCCCGGCGTCGCCGTCTCGGTCCCCGCCCTCTCCACGAAGGACGAGGAAGACCTCCGCTGGGCCCTGCGCACGGGCTTCGACGTCATCGCTCTGTCCTTCGTCCGCTCCGGCCGGGACATCGAACGCGTCCACCAGATCATGGACGAGGAAGGCCGCCGACTCCCCGTCATCGCCAAGATCGAGAAACCGCAGGCGGTCGACAACATCGACGAGATCGTCGCGGCCTTCGACGGGGTCATGGTCGCGCGCGGCGACCTGGGCGTGGAAATGCCCCTGGAGCAGGTCCCACTGGTCCAGAAACGCACGATCAAACTCGCCAAGCGCAACGCCAAGCCGGTCATCGTCGCCACCCAGATGCTCGACTCGATGATCCACCACTCCCGCCCGACCCGCGCCGAGGTCAGCGACGTCGCCAACGCGGTACTCGACGGCACGGACGCGGTGATGCTCTCCGGCGAGACGAGCGTCGGCAAGTACGCGGTGGAGACGGTCCGCACGATGGGCCGCATCGTGACGGCGGCGGAGGAGGAGATGCTGGCGAAGGGTCTCCCACCCCTCACCGAGCACAACAAACCCCGCACCCAGGGCGGCGCGGTCGCCCGAGCGGCGGCCGAGATCGGCGACTTCCTCGACGCGAAGTTCCTGGTCGCCTTCAGCCAGTCCGGCGACACGGCGCGGCGCCTCTCCCGCTACCGCTCCCCGATCCCCCTGCTGGCCTTCACCCCGGACCCGGCGACGCGCTCGCAGCTGAGCCTGACGTGGGGCGTGGAGACGTTCCTCGGCCCGCACGCGGACAGTACGGACGCGATGGTCGACCAGGTGGACGAGCTGCTGCTGCGGTACGGCCGCTGCGAGAAGGGCGACGTGGTGGTGATCACGGCGGGCTCCCCACCGGGCGTCGCGGGCACGACGAACATGGTCCGCGTCCACCACATCGGCGAGGCGGCCGGCCCCGCCTAG
- a CDS encoding branched-chain amino acid ABC transporter permease, whose translation MTTNTTAATAAAAKHDTTPRGLVGIPENIGRALATGGGVLAVISTFLAWTWTSAFPGDLTFYGYPGGLQVLVLIGGALTALFGLASYGIKGLRWLVPAGADSSIKLAALGTFVTAWYTILAISIQLGGLVNLEPGGYVAALATLAALLGALALPFERPAPETADPEDTAWEQFLLGARNARAVMKACFATGTAAPARKLPAYAEILIIVAAMALGLLVFTYGIGTEYDELFVGFLITAGFAIGALSKAGLVARVSAVTAKHRTVTMIGAFTAAAAFPFTQSDDQYATIGVYILIFATVALGLNIVVGLAGLLDLGYVAFLGVGAYTAAMVSGSPSSPFDIHLPFWASAILGAVVAMIFGVIIGAPTLRLRGDYLAIVTLGFGEIFRLAVLNMDGTSGPDITNGSNGISSIPNLNILGFDFGQEHTIAGFTIARFANYFFLMLLITLVVVVVFRRSSDSRIGRAWIAIREDETAALAMGINGFRVKLIAFALGAALAGLAGTVQAHVTYTVTPEQYQFAHVVPPNSAFLLAAVVLGGMGTISGPLVGAALLYLIPAKLQFLGDYQLFAFGLALVLLMRFRPEGLIPNRRRQLEFHEEAEAPTVLSKAGA comes from the coding sequence ATGACCACCAACACCACCGCGGCCACCGCAGCCGCCGCCAAGCACGACACCACCCCCCGGGGCCTCGTCGGCATCCCCGAGAACATCGGCCGCGCCCTCGCCACCGGCGGCGGCGTCCTCGCCGTGATCTCCACCTTCCTCGCCTGGACCTGGACCTCCGCCTTCCCCGGCGACCTCACCTTCTACGGCTACCCCGGCGGCCTCCAGGTCCTCGTCCTCATCGGCGGCGCCCTCACGGCTCTCTTCGGCCTCGCCTCCTACGGCATCAAGGGCCTGCGCTGGCTCGTCCCCGCCGGCGCCGACAGCTCCATCAAGCTCGCCGCGCTCGGCACCTTCGTCACCGCCTGGTACACGATCCTCGCGATCAGCATCCAGCTCGGCGGCCTCGTCAACCTCGAACCCGGCGGCTACGTCGCGGCCCTCGCCACCCTCGCCGCCCTCCTCGGCGCCCTCGCCCTGCCGTTCGAACGACCGGCACCCGAGACCGCCGACCCCGAGGACACCGCCTGGGAACAGTTCCTGCTCGGCGCACGCAACGCCCGCGCCGTCATGAAGGCCTGCTTCGCCACCGGCACCGCCGCACCCGCCCGCAAGCTCCCCGCCTACGCCGAGATCCTGATCATCGTCGCGGCCATGGCACTGGGCCTGCTCGTCTTCACCTACGGCATCGGCACCGAGTACGACGAACTCTTCGTCGGCTTCCTCATCACCGCCGGCTTCGCCATCGGCGCCCTCTCCAAGGCCGGCCTCGTCGCCCGGGTCTCCGCCGTCACCGCCAAGCACCGCACGGTCACCATGATCGGCGCGTTCACCGCGGCCGCCGCGTTCCCCTTCACCCAGTCCGACGACCAGTACGCGACCATCGGCGTCTACATCCTGATCTTCGCCACCGTCGCCCTCGGCCTCAACATCGTCGTCGGCCTCGCCGGCCTCCTCGACCTCGGATACGTCGCCTTCCTCGGCGTCGGCGCCTACACCGCGGCCATGGTCTCCGGCTCCCCCTCCTCCCCCTTCGACATCCACCTGCCGTTCTGGGCCAGCGCCATCCTCGGCGCCGTCGTCGCCATGATCTTCGGCGTCATCATCGGCGCCCCGACCCTGCGACTGCGCGGCGACTACCTCGCCATCGTCACCCTCGGCTTCGGTGAGATCTTCCGCCTCGCCGTCCTCAACATGGACGGCACCTCCGGCCCCGACATCACCAACGGCTCCAACGGCATCTCCTCGATCCCGAACCTCAACATCCTCGGCTTCGACTTCGGCCAGGAACACACCATCGCCGGGTTCACCATCGCCCGGTTCGCCAACTACTTCTTCCTCATGCTGCTCATCACGCTCGTCGTGGTCGTCGTCTTCCGACGCAGCAGCGACTCCCGCATCGGCCGCGCCTGGATCGCCATCCGCGAGGACGAAACCGCGGCACTCGCCATGGGCATCAACGGCTTCCGCGTCAAGCTCATCGCCTTCGCCCTCGGCGCCGCACTCGCCGGCCTCGCCGGCACCGTCCAGGCCCACGTCACCTACACCGTGACCCCCGAGCAGTACCAGTTCGCCCACGTCGTCCCGCCCAACTCCGCGTTCCTCCTCGCCGCAGTCGTCCTCGGCGGCATGGGCACCATCAGCGGACCCCTCGTCGGCGCCGCACTGCTCTACCTCATCCCGGCCAAGCTCCAGTTCCTCGGCGACTACCAGCTCTTCGCCTTCGGACTCGCACTCGTCCTGCTCATGCGGTTCCGCCCCGAGGGCCTCATCCCCAACCGGCGCCGCCAGCTCGAATTCCACGAAGAGGCCGAAGCACCCACAGTCCTCAGCAAGGCAGGGGCCTGA